A genomic stretch from Sphingobacterium sp. ML3W includes:
- a CDS encoding multicopper oxidase domain-containing protein — translation MSNKRNILIIVLLLMTQAAVFAQKVVRHELYVRDTIVNYAGKAKRAISVNGQIPMPTLTFTEGDTAEIVVHNELKESTSLHWHGIFLPNKEDGVPHLTQEPIKPNSTYTYRFPIIQHGTHWYHSHSGLQEQIGMYGSLILNKRADDKTFRKGIDDLPTIPLIISEWTNYNPDNIQRMLHTGNDWAAIKKGATQSYAEAIKEGKFGTKITNEWKRQLAMDVSDVYYDKILLNGAHSTDLKEVDGKKLKAGDKVRLRISNGGASSYFWLRYAGGKITVVANDGNDVLPVEVDRLMIAVSETYDVVVTIPNEGTAYEFMATTEDRTQSASYFVGNGIKQLISPLPRLKYFEGMKMMNDMMKMDGNLNDMGMNMSLNQMDMNVVMYSEITGDGKKKEDHSKHSGMDNGKMKADEDPNRYNANALADIVTLNYAMLESPHETELPKNAPVRDLKFTLTGNMSRYVWSMDNKILSETDKIPVKKGEVLRITIYNNSMMRHPIHLHGFDFRLLNGKGAKAPLKNVVDIMPMETDTIEFLANEEGDWFFHCHILYHMMAGMNRVFAVDDYKNPYLPDKAKAYKELQHESNMTHFMAQNDFATNGNDGQAMFQNARWQLGSEWRLGYNDMHGYEVETHLGRFFGKMQWFMPFVGFDYRYRRMGDDEHEKNIFGQANKKDSRKAVSLGFMYTLPMLVNFQAEVYHDGIVRLQMMREDIPISRRIRGDFMVNSDLEYMAGLNYIITKNMAFRTHYDSDMGIGVGLSLNY, via the coding sequence ATGAGTAATAAGAGAAATATATTAATAATTGTTTTACTATTGATGACCCAGGCCGCAGTATTTGCACAGAAGGTGGTGCGTCACGAACTGTATGTTCGGGATACCATTGTGAATTATGCAGGCAAAGCAAAACGGGCCATTTCCGTAAATGGGCAGATTCCTATGCCGACGTTGACATTTACCGAAGGAGATACAGCAGAAATTGTGGTTCACAATGAACTGAAAGAAAGTACATCACTGCACTGGCATGGTATCTTTCTTCCGAACAAAGAGGATGGTGTACCGCATCTGACGCAGGAGCCGATTAAGCCGAACTCGACTTATACCTATCGTTTCCCAATTATTCAACATGGAACTCACTGGTATCATTCGCACTCAGGCTTGCAGGAACAGATCGGTATGTACGGCAGCCTTATTTTGAACAAACGTGCGGATGATAAGACTTTTCGCAAAGGAATAGATGATTTACCTACCATTCCGTTAATCATAAGTGAATGGACAAATTACAATCCGGATAATATCCAGCGGATGTTACATACGGGAAATGACTGGGCCGCCATTAAAAAAGGGGCTACCCAATCTTATGCGGAGGCGATCAAAGAGGGCAAGTTTGGAACGAAAATCACCAATGAATGGAAGCGTCAGCTCGCCATGGATGTCAGTGATGTGTATTACGACAAGATACTGTTGAACGGTGCTCATTCTACGGATTTAAAAGAGGTGGATGGGAAAAAATTGAAAGCGGGAGATAAGGTACGTTTACGGATTTCCAATGGTGGTGCTTCATCTTATTTTTGGCTACGCTATGCGGGTGGGAAAATTACCGTGGTTGCTAATGACGGTAATGATGTGCTACCTGTGGAAGTGGATAGGCTGATGATCGCTGTATCGGAGACCTACGATGTGGTCGTGACGATTCCGAATGAAGGAACAGCCTACGAGTTTATGGCGACAACGGAGGATCGGACGCAATCGGCAAGTTATTTTGTTGGTAATGGCATCAAGCAATTGATTTCTCCACTCCCTCGTCTCAAATATTTTGAGGGAATGAAGATGATGAATGACATGATGAAGATGGACGGTAATCTGAATGATATGGGCATGAATATGAGCCTGAATCAGATGGATATGAATGTCGTCATGTATTCTGAAATCACCGGAGATGGAAAGAAAAAGGAAGATCACAGCAAGCATAGTGGTATGGATAACGGGAAGATGAAGGCCGATGAGGATCCAAACCGTTACAATGCGAATGCACTGGCTGATATCGTCACATTGAATTATGCGATGCTGGAATCTCCCCATGAGACCGAATTGCCGAAGAACGCTCCTGTGCGGGATCTTAAATTTACCCTTACAGGAAATATGAGCCGCTATGTGTGGAGCATGGATAATAAAATTCTTTCGGAGACCGATAAGATTCCGGTGAAGAAAGGGGAAGTGCTACGGATTACTATCTACAACAACTCAATGATGCGCCACCCGATTCATTTACATGGCTTTGACTTTAGACTGCTGAATGGCAAAGGAGCAAAAGCTCCATTGAAAAATGTGGTCGATATCATGCCAATGGAAACAGATACCATTGAGTTTTTGGCAAATGAAGAAGGTGATTGGTTTTTTCATTGCCATATTTTATACCATATGATGGCCGGAATGAACCGGGTGTTTGCTGTGGATGACTATAAAAATCCATATCTACCCGATAAAGCCAAAGCATATAAGGAGCTGCAACATGAAAGCAATATGACACATTTTATGGCGCAGAATGATTTTGCGACCAACGGAAATGATGGCCAGGCGATGTTCCAGAATGCACGCTGGCAACTGGGATCGGAATGGCGATTGGGGTACAACGACATGCATGGTTACGAGGTGGAGACACACTTGGGACGATTTTTCGGAAAGATGCAGTGGTTTATGCCTTTTGTAGGTTTTGATTACCGTTACCGCCGAATGGGCGACGATGAACATGAAAAGAATATCTTCGGTCAGGCAAATAAAAAAGATAGCCGCAAAGCGGTGAGTCTGGGTTTTATGTATACGCTACCGATGCTGGTGAATTTTCAGGCCGAAGTGTATCATGACGGTATTGTCCGATTGCAAATGATGCGGGAGGATATCCCGATTTCACGAAGAATACGTGGCGATTTTATGGTCAACTCGGATCTTGAGTATATGGCCGGACTGAATTATATCATCACGAAGAATATGGCCTTCAGAACACATTACGATAGTGATATGGGAATTGGTGTGGGACTATCGTTGAATTATTAA
- a CDS encoding beta-ketoacyl-ACP synthase III produces the protein MTERIPSRPYAAITGVGGYIPPNRRSNTDLEQFCETSDEWIIKRTGIKERRILDENLATSDMAVKAIQDLAKQYNKDLREVDALIVATSTPDMPMPATANIILEKLGLTNVWAFDVNAACSGFLYALDMASSLVETQRYKNVLVVGADNISTYVDLKDRSTNILFGDGAGVIWLEPSIEGGVMDAYLRSNGAGREFLKIEAGGSLYPIDSSLPINDNRFLKQDGKTVFKHAVQSMSDACNTVLQRNNLQIEDINWLIPHQANQRIIDAVGRSLNIPEDRALSNIEYLGNTIAATIPLCIWQNIKKLNTGDLVMLTAFGAGFSWGASLFKWMI, from the coding sequence ATGACTGAAAGAATACCGAGCAGGCCGTATGCAGCAATAACTGGGGTTGGTGGATATATCCCACCAAACAGAAGATCCAACACCGATTTAGAGCAGTTTTGCGAGACCTCCGATGAATGGATTATCAAACGTACGGGAATTAAAGAGCGAAGGATATTGGATGAAAATCTTGCCACATCGGACATGGCCGTCAAAGCCATTCAGGATTTAGCAAAACAATATAATAAAGATTTGCGGGAAGTAGATGCGCTTATCGTAGCAACATCTACACCAGATATGCCCATGCCAGCAACGGCTAATATTATTCTCGAAAAATTAGGACTGACCAATGTATGGGCATTTGATGTCAATGCCGCTTGTTCAGGTTTCCTCTATGCTTTGGATATGGCTTCGTCGCTTGTGGAGACACAACGTTACAAAAATGTGCTTGTTGTCGGTGCAGATAACATCAGTACCTATGTCGATCTAAAAGATCGTTCCACTAATATTCTATTCGGAGATGGCGCTGGCGTAATTTGGCTCGAACCTTCAATTGAAGGTGGCGTTATGGATGCCTACTTGCGTAGCAATGGTGCTGGACGTGAATTTTTGAAGATCGAAGCCGGAGGTTCCCTCTACCCGATCGACAGCAGCCTTCCAATAAATGACAACCGTTTTCTCAAACAAGATGGTAAAACAGTCTTCAAACACGCTGTTCAATCGATGAGTGATGCCTGCAATACCGTTTTACAGCGCAATAACTTACAGATTGAAGATATCAACTGGTTAATTCCACATCAAGCCAATCAACGTATCATCGACGCAGTTGGTCGTAGCCTCAATATTCCTGAAGATAGGGCACTTAGTAATATCGAATATCTAGGTAATACCATTGCAGCGACGATCCCTTTGTGTATCTGGCAGAACATTAAAAAACTAAATACCGGTGACTTAGTGATGCTGACTGCTTTTGGGGCAGGATTCTCTTGGGGAGCGAGTCTATTTAAATGGATGATTTAA
- a CDS encoding PLP-dependent aminotransferase family protein, with protein MLRPWNLTMEIDRSSTKAIYLQLADSIAADIQSGRLARGTALPSSRVLATQLKLNRNTVVEAIQQLLSEGWVVSQQRRGIFVAQQLPPLLSKAESSTQSIAVSTLQAPLRIIFDDGNPDSKIAPIDQLGRAYRQIFKRSARWKMMGYADPRGHIDFRQAIADMLNLERNMNITLDNLCISRGSQMAMYLIAQCLLEKDDYIFVESPGYHSAWKIFEHTGSKLIQIPVDIEGIIVEEMISHLKDKKNIKALYITPHRQYPTTATLSPARRSELIQLSNEYGFTIIEDDYDYEFHFDHTPYHPLASAAELQHSIYIGTLSKVVAPALRIGYLVSKNEHLLQAIAQLRYLIDIQGDNIMEQAVLELIQDGTVRRHIRKATNYYRSKRDFMIKQLDLHLAEHVSYHCPQGGLAVWLAFKHQVDWTLLFKKLKEKSIHIPHPDNYHKDNSYDGLRLGYGSISEELIEEGIRTLAELLKFARISE; from the coding sequence ATGCTCAGACCCTGGAATTTGACAATGGAGATAGACCGATCTTCCACAAAAGCGATTTATTTACAACTAGCCGATAGTATTGCCGCTGATATACAGTCGGGCAGACTAGCCCGTGGTACTGCCTTACCGAGCAGTAGAGTGCTTGCCACACAGTTGAAGCTAAACCGTAATACGGTTGTTGAAGCTATCCAACAGCTCCTGAGCGAAGGATGGGTCGTGAGCCAACAGCGTCGTGGGATTTTTGTGGCCCAGCAGCTTCCGCCGTTGCTTTCCAAAGCTGAAAGTTCCACCCAAAGTATAGCCGTATCGACTCTTCAGGCACCATTGCGCATTATCTTTGATGATGGTAATCCAGACAGCAAGATTGCTCCGATCGACCAGCTCGGACGCGCCTATCGACAGATTTTCAAACGGAGTGCCCGTTGGAAGATGATGGGCTACGCCGACCCAAGGGGACATATTGATTTTAGGCAAGCCATCGCCGACATGCTCAACCTGGAACGCAATATGAATATCACCTTGGACAACTTATGTATCAGTAGAGGAAGCCAAATGGCTATGTATCTTATTGCTCAATGTCTACTGGAAAAGGATGACTATATTTTCGTTGAGTCTCCCGGCTACCACTCTGCCTGGAAGATATTCGAGCATACCGGATCAAAACTTATACAAATCCCTGTTGATATTGAGGGTATCATTGTCGAAGAAATGATATCCCATCTAAAGGATAAAAAAAATATCAAAGCTCTTTACATTACACCGCACCGACAATATCCAACAACGGCTACGTTAAGCCCCGCCCGCAGGTCAGAGCTGATCCAATTATCCAATGAATATGGATTCACGATTATTGAGGATGACTATGACTACGAATTTCATTTCGACCACACACCATACCATCCACTGGCTTCGGCTGCCGAATTACAACATTCGATCTACATCGGAACATTGAGCAAAGTCGTAGCTCCTGCACTTCGTATAGGCTATCTTGTCAGCAAAAATGAACATTTATTGCAAGCTATTGCCCAACTACGTTACCTCATCGATATACAAGGCGATAATATTATGGAGCAGGCTGTTTTGGAACTTATTCAGGACGGCACAGTAAGAAGACATATACGCAAAGCAACCAACTATTATCGAAGCAAGCGTGACTTTATGATCAAGCAACTAGATCTCCATTTAGCAGAGCATGTAAGTTACCATTGTCCCCAAGGTGGATTAGCGGTCTGGCTTGCTTTCAAACATCAAGTAGACTGGACATTGCTCTTCAAAAAACTGAAAGAAAAATCAATCCATATTCCACATCCCGATAACTATCATAAAGACAATAGTTACGACGGCTTGCGCCTAGGCTATGGGTCCATTTCCGAAGAGCTGATCGAAGAGGGAATCAGGACCCTGGCAGAGCTGCTCAAATTTGCACGGATTTCCGAATAA
- a CDS encoding aminotransferase class III-fold pyridoxal phosphate-dependent enzyme yields MKPFPVFEKLDIQIERAAGCFVYDHQQEAYLDMYGGHAVVAVGHTHPHVVNSTLQQLNNIGFYSNTIFNDLQHQLAHQLGLMSGYTDYAVFFSNSGAEANENALKLASFFTGRKRVLSLSNAFHGRTSGAVSATDNTKLQAAVNDNSHYFFSPFNELSSLRKQLETEAYCAVIMEPIQGVGGIQVATDEFLQEVRAICTNTGTLLILDEIQSGYGRTGKFFAHQHAGIKGDLITVAKGIANGFPMAATIISPAVNPHMGQLGTTFGGNHLACATAIAVLEVIRDEKLIDNAAQVGGFLMRELKDIAAVAEVRGKGLMIGVEFDADIQQLRQELLFDEKIFTGYAGAYTLRLLPPLSFTMEHAQIFLRSLKKLLEKNSRYFQNRSYHMG; encoded by the coding sequence ATGAAACCATTTCCTGTATTTGAAAAATTAGATATCCAGATTGAACGTGCGGCTGGCTGTTTCGTATATGACCATCAGCAAGAGGCCTATTTGGATATGTATGGCGGACATGCTGTTGTCGCTGTGGGACATACACATCCGCATGTTGTCAATAGCACCTTGCAGCAACTGAACAACATTGGCTTCTATTCGAATACGATATTTAATGATTTGCAGCATCAACTGGCGCATCAATTGGGCCTGATGAGCGGATACACCGACTATGCGGTGTTTTTTTCGAATTCTGGTGCCGAAGCAAATGAAAATGCCCTGAAGCTAGCCTCGTTTTTCACTGGTAGAAAACGGGTGCTATCGTTATCTAATGCCTTTCATGGCAGAACCTCTGGTGCCGTATCAGCGACTGATAACACAAAGCTCCAAGCTGCTGTAAATGACAATAGTCATTACTTTTTCAGCCCCTTCAATGAGTTGTCCAGTTTGAGAAAACAGCTCGAAACCGAGGCATATTGTGCAGTGATTATGGAACCGATCCAAGGAGTAGGCGGAATTCAGGTAGCAACAGATGAATTTCTACAGGAAGTCAGAGCGATCTGTACAAACACAGGTACATTGCTTATTCTCGATGAAATCCAATCGGGATATGGCCGCACCGGAAAGTTTTTTGCGCACCAGCATGCCGGAATAAAGGGAGATCTGATTACCGTGGCGAAGGGAATAGCCAACGGTTTCCCCATGGCTGCGACTATTATTTCTCCTGCTGTCAATCCACACATGGGGCAATTGGGGACGACTTTTGGTGGTAATCATCTGGCCTGCGCTACTGCAATAGCGGTATTGGAGGTTATCCGCGATGAAAAGCTGATTGATAATGCGGCGCAGGTAGGTGGTTTTTTAATGCGTGAATTGAAGGATATCGCTGCTGTGGCTGAGGTTAGGGGTAAAGGGTTGATGATCGGTGTAGAGTTTGATGCCGATATACAACAACTGCGACAGGAGCTGCTATTTGACGAGAAGATCTTTACTGGGTATGCCGGTGCTTATACATTAAGGCTGCTGCCACCGTTAAGCTTTACAATGGAACATGCACAGATTTTTTTAAGGAGCTTAAAGAAATTGCTTGAAAAAAATAGCCGTTATTTCCAAAACCGTTCTTATCACATGGGATAG
- a CDS encoding NUDIX domain-containing protein — protein sequence MSTITKGLPTAGLISIADNKILLAYSNNKKAWYLPGGKIDAGEDSLQSLRREISEELNIDLDPQKISYYCHITAPAYGMIPEVIMEQDCFLYPLTETIQPSNEIGEVKYFSHEDYLREPIQVIGVLHVFDRLKTDGLI from the coding sequence ATGTCGACAATTACAAAGGGTTTACCAACAGCCGGATTGATTAGTATAGCGGACAACAAAATATTACTGGCCTATAGTAATAATAAAAAAGCTTGGTACCTGCCAGGTGGTAAAATAGATGCGGGGGAGGATTCTTTACAATCACTCCGTCGTGAGATTTCAGAGGAATTGAACATAGATCTTGACCCCCAAAAGATTTCGTACTATTGCCATATTACTGCTCCAGCCTATGGTATGATCCCTGAGGTGATCATGGAGCAGGATTGTTTTCTATATCCACTTACGGAAACGATACAACCAAGTAACGAAATAGGAGAAGTGAAGTACTTCTCCCATGAAGATTATTTACGCGAACCTATTCAGGTTATCGGTGTGTTGCATGTTTTTGATAGGTTGAAAACAGATGGCCTGATTTAA